The Planctomycetaceae bacterium genome has a segment encoding these proteins:
- a CDS encoding alpha/beta fold hydrolase, producing the protein MPTCPLRFCLALLIANTAFAQTQIGSHQDLTWYTDADGSLKTISTTADWQRRRASILAGMERAMGPLPDRSSPPELDMRTVEEKPGDGFLRRTITFASADGDRIFADLYLPNSAASDNRQPAMLALHPTGAPGKRIIGGDTPRLNRQYATELAQRGYVVIAPDYPSFGDAADYDFSTDDYVSGTMKGIANHMRCVDLLQTLNMVDGDRIGVIGHSLGGHNAMFVGVFDQRLKVIVSSCGWTPFHDYYAGNITGWTSDRYMPRLRDEFGLDPNRVPFDFYEVIAALAPRAFFSSSPVHDDNFDVAGVKKAIPKAAEVYRRFDAESQLQVRYPECDHDFPTETRADAYRFIDSVLNHTPTSDIDYASELPRIPPTSPVDALKTFQLADGFGIEQTAAEPLVTDPVAMSFDADSRLYVAEMKDYSEQENDFLGQIRLLEDTDGDGRFDTSHIFADGFSWPTAIICYDGGVFVGAPPDMHFLRDTDGDGRADEKRTVLTGFGRGNVQGLLNSLRWGLDNRIHGAASSAAGSVRRPDQPESSGVDLRGHDFSFDPRTFDIRAESGGAQHGMCFDDWGRKFVCSNSDHAQMVVYDERYTSRNPSLSARPPRISIADDGGQAPVYRTSPVEPWRIVRTRLRVSGQVRGPIEGGGRAAGYFTGATGITIYRGNAYPPDMRGTAFIADVGSNIVHRKKLIPNGVTFTATRIDEGREFLSSTDVWFRPVQFANAPDGCLHILDMCRETIEHPASLPPEIKQHLDLTSGRDRGRLYRIVPDGFHAGPLPKLQGLPSRELAALLNHRNGWHRDTAARLLFERQDTGVIPQLVELVRTGDLPEGRIHAMYVLNGLSGTPRSSTSLDAATVLAALHDPHPRVREHAVRLTEPFAQSASIRAELAERITDSDSRVRFQLGLSVGEFSTEFRDNIVRQLLKRDAADPWIVMAALSSLTSNSAPMLTSLLSDAEFMNSTPASAVIGELASLVVSQSGDSDIAMIAAWITDASENDAARTADVLRTLMLHAPALTNRLRVVDGVHSQISAVVANARDTVTANGDESPLVDRITAVRVLAAVHEPSDAVGVAGLLEARVPEELQTAALTALSAYSSVDVAPHIIDRWPTLTPALQRSAEELLFSREPWVTQTLDAIAAGKMKASDISVARWSMLTSHRDDSIRATALRLQQASGQSNRSEIVERYQAALQLAGDPERGRTVFRKTCAACHRVEEHGHEIGPNLATIRNRGREAILLNVLDPNREVNPQFTNYVAVTNDGLTHTGMIANESSTVVTLRRAEDQTSTLLRRDIDDFRNTGQSLMPEGVEKDIDVEAMADLLSYLLKP; encoded by the coding sequence ATGCCGACTTGCCCACTGCGTTTTTGCCTTGCCCTGTTGATCGCGAACACTGCGTTTGCTCAAACGCAAATCGGCAGTCACCAGGATCTCACCTGGTATACGGACGCCGATGGAAGCCTGAAAACCATTTCGACGACAGCCGACTGGCAGCGACGTCGCGCATCCATTCTGGCCGGAATGGAGCGGGCGATGGGACCGCTGCCTGACCGCAGTAGTCCGCCGGAACTCGACATGCGAACCGTCGAGGAGAAGCCAGGTGATGGTTTTCTGCGCAGGACGATCACGTTTGCTTCCGCAGACGGAGACCGCATCTTTGCTGATCTTTATCTGCCGAACTCGGCCGCATCGGATAATCGTCAGCCGGCAATGCTGGCTTTGCATCCCACGGGAGCGCCCGGGAAGCGCATCATTGGCGGCGACACTCCGCGGCTCAATCGCCAGTACGCCACGGAACTGGCGCAGCGAGGCTACGTGGTCATTGCTCCGGACTATCCTTCGTTCGGAGACGCTGCTGACTATGACTTCAGCACTGACGATTACGTTTCCGGCACGATGAAGGGAATCGCCAATCACATGCGGTGCGTGGACCTGCTTCAGACGCTGAACATGGTCGATGGAGACCGCATCGGAGTCATCGGGCACTCGCTCGGCGGTCACAATGCGATGTTCGTCGGCGTTTTCGACCAGCGGCTGAAAGTAATCGTCAGCAGTTGCGGCTGGACTCCGTTCCATGACTACTACGCGGGCAACATCACCGGCTGGACCAGTGACCGCTACATGCCGCGCTTGCGGGACGAATTTGGTCTCGACCCGAACCGCGTGCCGTTTGATTTTTATGAAGTCATCGCCGCGCTGGCGCCGCGAGCCTTCTTTTCAAGTTCACCGGTGCATGACGACAACTTTGACGTTGCCGGTGTGAAGAAGGCAATTCCGAAGGCTGCGGAGGTCTACAGGCGATTCGACGCCGAATCACAGCTTCAGGTTCGCTATCCGGAATGCGACCACGACTTCCCGACGGAAACCCGTGCTGATGCATACCGGTTTATTGATTCGGTGCTGAACCACACACCGACTTCCGACATCGATTACGCGTCCGAACTGCCCCGCATCCCGCCGACAAGTCCCGTAGACGCGCTAAAAACGTTTCAACTCGCCGACGGCTTCGGTATCGAACAAACAGCAGCCGAACCGCTGGTCACCGACCCGGTGGCGATGAGCTTCGACGCCGACAGCCGCCTTTACGTTGCCGAAATGAAGGACTATTCCGAGCAGGAAAATGACTTTCTGGGTCAAATTCGATTACTGGAAGACACGGACGGCGACGGTCGCTTCGATACCAGCCACATATTTGCCGACGGATTTTCCTGGCCGACCGCCATCATCTGTTACGACGGCGGCGTCTTTGTCGGCGCACCTCCCGACATGCATTTCCTGCGCGATACCGACGGCGACGGCAGGGCCGACGAAAAGCGCACCGTGCTGACGGGTTTCGGTCGGGGCAATGTTCAGGGATTGCTGAACAGCCTGCGATGGGGGCTGGACAACCGAATTCACGGGGCCGCAAGTTCGGCGGCAGGCAGTGTCCGACGGCCGGACCAGCCCGAATCCTCCGGTGTCGACCTTCGCGGTCACGACTTTTCGTTCGACCCGCGAACGTTTGACATCCGCGCGGAGAGTGGCGGGGCTCAGCACGGCATGTGCTTTGACGACTGGGGACGCAAGTTCGTCTGTTCCAACAGTGACCACGCGCAGATGGTGGTCTATGACGAACGCTACACCAGCCGCAATCCGTCGCTGAGCGCGCGACCGCCGCGGATTTCGATTGCGGATGACGGTGGTCAGGCTCCCGTGTACCGCACAAGTCCGGTTGAACCGTGGCGAATCGTCAGGACTCGGCTGCGAGTGTCCGGGCAGGTGCGCGGACCAATCGAAGGCGGCGGCCGCGCGGCCGGATATTTCACCGGAGCCACCGGGATCACGATCTACCGGGGCAATGCGTACCCGCCGGACATGCGCGGCACGGCGTTCATCGCTGATGTCGGCAGCAACATTGTTCACCGAAAGAAACTGATTCCCAACGGTGTCACGTTCACCGCGACTCGCATCGACGAAGGCCGAGAGTTTCTGTCGTCGACGGATGTCTGGTTTCGCCCCGTACAGTTCGCGAACGCTCCGGACGGCTGCCTGCACATTCTGGACATGTGCCGCGAAACAATCGAACACCCGGCCAGCCTTCCCCCGGAAATCAAGCAGCACCTGGACCTGACCAGCGGACGCGACCGCGGCCGGCTTTATCGAATCGTGCCGGATGGATTCCACGCCGGTCCGTTGCCAAAGCTCCAGGGGCTGCCGTCGAGAGAACTCGCTGCGCTGCTGAATCACCGCAACGGCTGGCACCGCGACACTGCGGCTCGGCTGTTGTTCGAACGGCAGGACACAGGTGTGATTCCGCAACTGGTAGAGCTCGTCAGGACCGGCGATCTTCCGGAAGGACGAATCCACGCGATGTACGTGTTGAATGGTCTGTCTGGAACGCCGCGATCCAGTACGTCGCTTGATGCCGCAACCGTTCTTGCGGCGCTGCATGATCCGCACCCGCGCGTTCGGGAACACGCCGTTCGCCTGACCGAGCCGTTCGCGCAGAGTGCGAGCATCCGGGCGGAACTGGCCGAACGCATTACCGATTCTGATTCGCGAGTCCGTTTTCAACTGGGTCTGTCCGTCGGCGAGTTTTCCACAGAATTTCGCGACAACATCGTGCGGCAGCTTCTTAAGCGGGACGCGGCTGATCCGTGGATCGTGATGGCCGCGCTGAGTTCGCTGACGAGCAATTCGGCGCCGATGCTGACATCGCTGTTGTCAGATGCCGAGTTCATGAACAGCACGCCGGCCAGCGCCGTCATTGGCGAACTAGCGTCGCTGGTGGTGTCGCAGTCCGGCGACTCCGACATCGCCATGATCGCAGCCTGGATCACAGATGCGAGTGAGAACGACGCAGCCCGGACAGCCGATGTCCTGCGAACGCTGATGCTTCACGCGCCCGCTCTGACGAATCGGCTTCGAGTTGTTGACGGTGTCCATTCACAAATCAGCGCTGTGGTGGCAAATGCCCGCGACACTGTGACTGCCAACGGTGATGAGTCACCGCTCGTCGACCGAATTACGGCTGTTCGGGTCCTTGCCGCGGTACACGAACCATCCGATGCGGTCGGAGTTGCTGGTCTTCTGGAAGCTCGTGTTCCGGAAGAACTGCAAACCGCCGCCTTGACAGCGCTAAGTGCATACTCGTCGGTCGACGTCGCGCCGCACATCATCGATCGGTGGCCGACACTGACTCCTGCACTGCAGCGGTCAGCGGAAGAACTGCTGTTTTCCCGTGAGCCGTGGGTGACGCAGACGCTGGATGCGATCGCCGCCGGTAAGATGAAAGCGTCGGACATCAGCGTCGCCCGCTGGTCGATGCTGACATCGCACAGGGATGATTCGATCCGCGCGACTGCGCTGCGGCTGCAGCAGGCATCCGGTCAGTCGAATCGCTCTGAAATTGTCGAGCGATATCAGGCAGCACTGCAGCTCGCCGGAGATCCCGAACGCGGTCGGACAGTTTTCCGAAAAACCTGCGCGGCCTGTCATCGGGTGGAAGAGCATGGCCATGAGATCGGTCCGAATCTGGCCACGATCAGGAATCGCGGCCGGGAAGCGATCCTGCTGAATGTGCTCGACCCCAACCGCGAAGTGAACCCGCAATTCACGAACTATGTTGCTGTCACGAACGACGGGCTGACTCACACGGGAATGATCGCGAATGAATCGTCGACCGTCGTCACACTTCGGCGCGCGGAGGATCAGACCTCGACACTGCTGCGCCGGGACATTGACGATTTCCGTAACACCGGCCAGTCGCTGATGCCCGAAGGCGTGGAAAAAGACATCGACGTCGAGGCAATGGCCGATTTGCTGAGCTACCTGCTGAAGCCCTGA
- the eda gene encoding bifunctional 4-hydroxy-2-oxoglutarate aldolase/2-dehydro-3-deoxy-phosphogluconate aldolase translates to MHSQFPDDVLGRIETTGVIAVLVLDNEDHAVPLAEALLAGGVDAMELTLRTDAAIGGLKRIRRDVPEMLAGIGTVLNCDQVDQVVSAEAHFAVAPGLNRRVVEHARQKGLPFAPGVMTPSDVEAALELGCRELKFFPAEPIGGLKTLDSIRAPYAHLGIRFVPLGGINAGNMANWLRNDGVFAVGGSWLAPRDLIAAQDWAEITRRASEARRIAETVAGEK, encoded by the coding sequence ATGCACTCGCAATTTCCCGACGACGTTCTTGGCCGCATCGAAACGACTGGCGTTATCGCCGTACTGGTCCTCGATAACGAGGACCACGCGGTTCCGCTCGCCGAAGCCCTGCTGGCCGGCGGCGTTGACGCAATGGAACTCACGCTGCGAACCGACGCCGCGATCGGAGGTCTCAAGCGGATTCGTCGCGACGTTCCCGAAATGCTGGCTGGAATCGGCACCGTGCTGAATTGCGATCAGGTCGATCAGGTGGTTTCTGCGGAAGCCCACTTTGCCGTAGCTCCGGGACTGAACCGCCGCGTTGTGGAACACGCCAGGCAAAAGGGACTGCCATTCGCTCCGGGCGTGATGACTCCCAGCGACGTCGAAGCAGCGCTGGAACTGGGCTGCCGCGAATTGAAGTTCTTTCCCGCGGAACCGATTGGTGGTTTGAAGACGCTGGACAGCATCCGCGCACCGTACGCACACCTGGGAATTCGTTTCGTCCCGCTGGGTGGAATCAACGCCGGCAACATGGCCAACTGGCTGCGGAACGATGGTGTCTTTGCCGTCGGCGGTTCCTGGCTGGCACCCAGGGATCTAATCGCAGCGCAGGACTGGGCCGAAATCACGCGGCGTGCGTCCGAAGCAAGACGCATCGCGGAAACCGTTGCCGGCGAAAAGTAG
- a CDS encoding DNA gyrase subunit B codes for MSQPEVSGSHYDGSDIRHLKGVEGIRTRPAMYIGDTGTGGLHHLVYEVVDNSIDEAVNGYASEIVVQINVDESVAISDNGRGIPISEVKGDGRSALEVVLTEIHAGGKFDRDSGYVKGTGGLHGVGITAVNALTSWLTAEIQREGHMWVMDFEKGHRTSDLRQLGRSDRTGTKLSFLPDPTIFPDTVFSFDTLTKRLQELAFLTPGIRITLQDDRVKRTETFHYEDGLIEFVRYLNRTQTPIISDVIRIQGEADGIQVDIAFQQNDGYTENVRAFANNIFNSDGGTHLSGFRTGLTRSMNNYAKKENLFRDISPGGEDFREGLTAVIAVRVPDPKFEAQTKVKLVNPEVDGIVQSVMSEGLTKYLEENPSSAKKLIAKAINAAEAREAARKSREMVRRKGAITTGGLPEKLRDCRSRDLESTELYLVEGDSAGGSADTGRDSSIQAILPLRGKILNVEKAQLVKVLDNNEISNLFRAVGLSPGAGGEGLDISKRRYGKIIVMTDADVDGSHIRTLLLTFLFRHMRELVDGGHVYIAQPPLYRVLQKGRKHPRYVQTHDTMMAELIDLGVDGARLLAKVDGTIFEEDNLRRVVDIVVQMEHPLELLERRGIDLRHLQTQGVAEKDRLPRFRVLFGDSERWFFERDQADAFVKELEAEHAAEVAAEPDSRSTANGDEPKDQTAEVVVPVCQLVDLHEIKTLNERFSELKDYGFFVRDFIPAGIQNAEQVYPYRIERDDQTVQLTSLRELLPNLRKLGEKGLTLTRFKGLGEMNSEELWDTSMDPEKRVLLQVRMEDAAAADEIFRVLMGDQVEPRREFIEKHALDVKELDI; via the coding sequence GTGTCTCAACCGGAAGTTTCTGGCAGCCATTACGATGGTTCCGACATTCGTCATCTGAAGGGTGTTGAAGGCATCCGCACGCGGCCAGCCATGTACATTGGCGATACCGGCACCGGCGGACTGCATCACCTGGTCTACGAAGTTGTTGACAACAGCATTGATGAAGCGGTCAACGGTTACGCCAGCGAAATCGTCGTTCAGATTAACGTGGACGAAAGCGTTGCGATCTCCGACAACGGCCGGGGAATTCCGATCAGCGAAGTCAAAGGCGACGGTCGTTCCGCGCTGGAAGTCGTGTTGACCGAAATCCACGCCGGAGGCAAATTCGATCGTGACAGCGGGTACGTCAAAGGGACCGGAGGACTGCACGGAGTCGGTATTACGGCGGTCAACGCGCTGACGTCGTGGCTGACCGCCGAAATCCAGCGCGAAGGCCACATGTGGGTGATGGACTTCGAAAAAGGCCACCGCACGTCTGACCTGCGACAGCTCGGGCGATCTGATCGCACAGGAACGAAGCTGTCGTTTCTGCCGGATCCCACGATCTTCCCCGACACGGTCTTTTCATTCGACACGCTGACCAAACGGCTGCAGGAACTGGCGTTTCTGACGCCCGGCATCCGCATCACACTGCAGGACGATCGGGTCAAGCGGACAGAGACGTTCCATTACGAAGACGGCCTGATCGAATTTGTCAGGTATCTGAACCGCACTCAGACGCCGATCATCAGCGACGTGATCCGTATTCAGGGGGAAGCCGACGGCATCCAGGTGGATATTGCGTTTCAGCAGAACGACGGGTACACGGAAAATGTCCGGGCTTTCGCCAACAATATCTTCAACAGCGACGGCGGCACTCATCTGAGCGGATTCCGCACGGGCCTGACCCGGTCGATGAACAACTACGCGAAGAAGGAGAACCTGTTCAGGGATATCAGCCCCGGCGGCGAAGACTTCCGCGAAGGTCTGACGGCCGTGATCGCCGTGCGGGTTCCCGATCCGAAGTTCGAGGCACAGACCAAGGTCAAGCTGGTCAATCCCGAAGTTGACGGCATTGTGCAATCCGTGATGAGCGAAGGACTGACGAAGTATCTGGAGGAGAATCCTTCCAGCGCGAAGAAGCTGATCGCCAAAGCCATCAACGCGGCAGAAGCCAGAGAAGCCGCTCGCAAGTCACGCGAAATGGTGCGCCGCAAGGGGGCCATCACAACCGGCGGCCTTCCCGAAAAACTGCGTGACTGCCGAAGCCGCGATCTGGAATCCACGGAACTTTATCTGGTCGAAGGAGATTCGGCCGGCGGGTCGGCCGACACCGGACGCGATTCCAGTATTCAGGCCATCCTGCCTCTGCGCGGGAAGATTCTGAACGTCGAAAAGGCGCAGCTTGTCAAGGTGCTCGACAACAACGAAATCAGCAATCTGTTCCGCGCGGTGGGGTTGTCTCCGGGAGCCGGCGGCGAAGGGCTCGACATCAGCAAACGCCGCTACGGGAAGATCATTGTGATGACGGACGCCGACGTCGACGGCAGTCACATTCGCACGCTGCTGCTGACGTTTCTGTTTCGCCACATGCGTGAACTGGTTGACGGCGGACACGTCTACATCGCTCAGCCGCCGCTGTATCGCGTCCTGCAAAAGGGCCGCAAGCATCCGCGTTATGTGCAGACTCATGACACGATGATGGCCGAACTCATCGACCTTGGCGTCGACGGAGCCCGGCTGCTGGCAAAGGTCGACGGCACAATCTTCGAAGAAGACAATCTTCGGCGCGTCGTGGACATCGTCGTTCAGATGGAACATCCGCTGGAACTGCTGGAACGGCGCGGCATTGACCTGCGTCACCTGCAGACTCAGGGAGTCGCCGAGAAGGATCGGCTGCCAAGGTTCCGGGTGCTGTTCGGTGACTCCGAACGATGGTTTTTTGAGCGGGACCAGGCGGACGCCTTCGTCAAGGAACTGGAAGCGGAACACGCGGCCGAAGTGGCTGCTGAACCGGATTCCAGGTCGACGGCAAATGGTGATGAACCGAAAGATCAGACCGCGGAAGTCGTCGTGCCGGTCTGTCAGCTTGTCGATCTGCACGAGATCAAGACATTGAACGAACGATTCAGCGAGCTGAAGGATTACGGATTCTTCGTGCGGGATTTCATTCCCGCCGGCATTCAGAACGCCGAGCAGGTCTATCCGTACCGCATTGAACGAGACGATCAGACCGTTCAGTTAACCAGCCTGCGCGAGCTGCTGCCGAATCTGCGAAAACTCGGTGAAAAAGGGCTGACACTGACCCGCTTTAAGGGTCTGGGAGAAATGAACTCCGAAGAGTTGTGGGACACAAGCATGGACCCCGAAAAGCGGGTCCTGCTGCAGGTACGCATGGAAGACGCCGCCGCCGCCGATGAAATCTTCCGCGTCCTGATGGGCGATCAGGTGGAACCTCGCCGCGAATTCATCGAAAAGCACGCGCTGGATGTGAAGGAACTCGACATCTGA
- a CDS encoding DUF721 domain-containing protein translates to MSELDFDRPSKLGHVLSRLVRQKGLAEQSSGQNLDATWKLAAGERIASKSRVRRLNRGVLEVVVSNGAVLEELTCYLQHDLLIAIQQKMPRENVKSLKFLRSQ, encoded by the coding sequence GTGAGTGAACTCGATTTCGATCGCCCGTCAAAGCTGGGGCACGTGCTTTCCCGGCTTGTGCGCCAAAAGGGTCTGGCGGAGCAGTCGTCGGGACAGAATCTGGATGCGACATGGAAACTGGCGGCCGGTGAACGCATCGCCTCGAAATCTCGTGTGCGGCGGCTGAACAGAGGTGTGTTGGAAGTTGTCGTCAGCAACGGCGCGGTACTGGAAGAGCTGACATGCTATTTGCAGCACGATTTGCTGATCGCGATCCAGCAGAAGATGCCCCGTGAAAACGTCAAGTCGTTGAAATTTTTGCGATCGCAGTAG
- the dnaN gene encoding DNA polymerase III subunit beta, which produces MQLTCDRARFSAAFQTAASAVPARTPKDVLRNVYMHLNGGSVQLVGTDQEVAIRCNVVGVTTSSSGEALLPTNRVSSILRELQDESFDVVVEEQSLTLKAAASQFKLSSEDPRDFPPVPEFGDTDYFKVPAAVFRQMIRRTSFATDVESTRYALGGLLLEFEDGKVTLAATDSRRLAVATAVCEAEGNPRAPEKTTVVPTRAMSLLERSVDADAEFVEIAVHENDVLMRSGSCVIYSRLVEGRFPRYRDVIPAGGAVTIPMAAGPFHAAVRQAQIVTDEESRGVDFAFADSTLTLSSRAQDVGESRVELPIEYDHEPIKITFDPRYVADFLKVLSPESLVELQLTSSEHAAVFRVDDAYTYVIMPLSQDR; this is translated from the coding sequence ATGCAATTAACCTGTGACCGTGCTCGATTTTCAGCGGCGTTTCAGACGGCCGCGTCCGCTGTTCCGGCTCGTACTCCGAAGGACGTTCTTCGCAATGTGTATATGCATCTGAACGGCGGTTCGGTGCAACTTGTCGGGACGGATCAGGAGGTCGCGATTCGCTGCAACGTCGTTGGAGTCACGACAAGTTCGTCGGGCGAAGCGCTGCTTCCGACGAATCGTGTTTCGTCGATCCTTCGGGAACTGCAGGACGAAAGTTTTGATGTTGTGGTTGAGGAGCAGTCGCTGACACTGAAGGCTGCGGCATCTCAATTCAAGCTGTCGTCGGAGGATCCCCGCGACTTTCCGCCGGTCCCGGAATTCGGTGACACGGACTACTTCAAAGTTCCGGCGGCTGTGTTTCGTCAGATGATTCGGCGAACGTCGTTTGCCACGGATGTTGAAAGCACGCGATATGCTCTGGGCGGCCTGTTACTGGAATTTGAAGATGGCAAAGTGACGCTGGCGGCCACGGACAGTCGCCGTCTGGCGGTGGCGACCGCAGTCTGTGAAGCCGAAGGAAATCCCCGAGCGCCTGAAAAGACAACCGTTGTACCCACGCGGGCAATGTCACTGCTGGAACGATCTGTCGACGCGGACGCAGAATTCGTTGAGATCGCCGTCCATGAAAACGATGTTCTGATGCGGTCCGGGTCCTGCGTGATCTACAGCCGGCTTGTTGAAGGCCGTTTTCCCCGGTATCGCGATGTGATTCCCGCCGGCGGAGCGGTGACGATTCCGATGGCGGCCGGGCCCTTCCATGCGGCGGTGCGGCAGGCTCAGATTGTGACCGACGAAGAAAGCCGCGGAGTCGACTTCGCGTTCGCGGACTCCACCCTGACGCTCAGCAGTCGTGCTCAGGACGTGGGTGAGTCGCGCGTCGAGCTGCCGATCGAATACGATCACGAACCGATCAAAATTACCTTCGACCCTCGCTACGTGGCCGATTTTCTCAAGGTGCTCAGTCCGGAATCTCTGGTGGAATTACAGCTCACCAGCAGTGAGCACGCGGCCGTGTTTCGTGTCGACGATGCGTATACCTACGTGATCATGCCTCTTTCGCAGGATCGTTAA
- a CDS encoding putative peptidoglycan glycosyltransferase FtsW, with product MTSSVSMSANTATIADERDRSDMRGLFIGLICVLLGVGVQMVQSASLTSMPSRADTVFLSKHLTYLLTAVCCGFAASKVSGSVLQRHAQTLFTALCVLLVLVLVPGIGTQVNGAQRWLRLGGLSLQPSELGRIVLPIVAAWRLTRLRTNGRFSLKTVPSTLLPLLIVLPLVVKEPDLGATVFLATGYVVALFIGGWPLRYFIASSVLVVPAAASLLILKPYQMQRITGFMAAWRDLSQAPWQIRQSLMSLGAGGLEGTGIGGGWQKLSYLPEANTDFVFAVIGEELGLAGTLTVVIIWIGVFLTGRAVLQHLKRDSFEWILGSTLVIQLVLQAMANIAVVTAMVPPKGVPHPFISYGGTNLLVNVVAVGLIIGMSGSPNSAAPAVPSLDPASPD from the coding sequence ATGACTTCTTCTGTTTCCATGTCCGCCAACACTGCAACGATCGCCGACGAGCGTGACCGGAGCGACATGCGCGGACTGTTCATCGGCCTGATCTGTGTGCTGCTGGGAGTCGGCGTGCAGATGGTGCAAAGCGCCAGCTTGACATCAATGCCCAGCCGCGCGGACACAGTATTCCTGTCAAAGCACCTGACCTACCTGCTGACGGCGGTGTGTTGCGGATTCGCGGCGTCGAAGGTTTCCGGCAGTGTGTTGCAGCGACACGCTCAGACTCTGTTCACGGCGCTGTGCGTTTTGCTGGTGCTGGTGCTGGTGCCGGGGATCGGAACGCAGGTCAACGGAGCACAGCGCTGGCTGAGACTCGGCGGCCTCTCGCTGCAGCCTTCGGAACTGGGCCGCATCGTTCTGCCGATTGTCGCCGCATGGCGGTTGACGCGACTGCGAACGAACGGCAGATTCTCGCTGAAAACGGTTCCGTCGACGCTGCTGCCCCTGCTAATTGTACTGCCGCTGGTGGTTAAGGAACCGGACCTGGGAGCCACTGTTTTTCTGGCCACTGGCTACGTCGTCGCACTCTTCATCGGCGGCTGGCCGTTGAGATACTTCATCGCGTCGTCGGTGCTGGTTGTTCCCGCGGCCGCCTCGCTGCTGATCCTGAAGCCGTATCAGATGCAGCGGATCACCGGTTTCATGGCAGCCTGGCGAGACCTGTCGCAGGCTCCCTGGCAAATCCGGCAGTCGCTGATGTCACTGGGAGCCGGCGGGCTGGAAGGCACCGGCATCGGAGGCGGCTGGCAAAAGCTGAGTTACCTTCCTGAAGCCAACACCGACTTCGTGTTCGCGGTCATCGGTGAAGAACTGGGACTCGCCGGCACACTGACCGTCGTCATCATCTGGATCGGTGTCTTCCTGACCGGTCGCGCGGTCCTGCAGCATCTGAAGCGGGATTCCTTTGAATGGATTCTGGGCTCGACGCTGGTGATTCAACTGGTGCTGCAGGCGATGGCCAACATCGCCGTCGTCACGGCAATGGTTCCGCCAAAAGGAGTGCCTCACCCGTTCATCAGCTACGGCGGCACCAACCTGCTGGTGAACGTCGTGGCCGTCGGACTGATCATCGGAATGTCCGGTTCACCGAATTCCGCGGCCCCCGCTGTCCCGTCGCTCGATCCTGCCTCACCCGATTAA